From the genome of Candidatus Ruthia magnifica str. Cm (Calyptogena magnifica):
CCCAAGTTTAATTGTTGCATCAGGATTTTGATTATTAGGAAACATAAAAGCACACTCAATCACCACAATAATATCAGGCTGATATTTCTGAATAATTTGCTAGATTTCTACAAAAATAGTCGTAATGCACTCAGGTAACGTACTTTTGATGTGGATACAACCATTAGATAGATAATTAAATTTAAGTTTATTAGCTTCAATTAAGTCAAAGCCTGTTATTCTTGATCCGAGATCAACCATTAAAATTTTCATAAAAAGATTGGGTTTTGCTTAACATATATTATACCTTTATGATATACTTTTATTTTTGTAAGTTTTAGGGATAAATCAAATGGCAGTATTAGAACTAAGTCAAAGTAATTTTGACGAAACCATTCAAAATAACAATATTGTTGTGCTAGATTTTTGGGCACCATGGTGTGGCCCTTGTAAACAATTTGCATCCACTTATGATGAAGTCTCTGACAAAATAGATGATGTTATTTTTGCCAAAGTAAATACTGAAGATGAGCAAGA
Proteins encoded in this window:
- the trxA gene encoding thioredoxin; protein product: MAVLELSQSNFDETIQNNNIVVLDFWAPWCGPCKQFASTYDEVSDKIDDVIFAKVNTEDEQELASNFQIRSIPTLMIFREQVAIFSQPGAMSSTDLQAVIDKAKALDMNKVREEIKK